The following proteins are encoded in a genomic region of Sulfurimonas sp. HSL3-7:
- a CDS encoding lysophospholipid acyltransferase family protein, translating into MSQYRGSPLGIRFVTALYHFFGYKAAKPVVFVISLFYTMVSQKKRKELSSYYTAVGVPDSLVSYFRHIYAFSLNIFDRFIAKEGTEQSTVRVEKENLSAFETLHETGGILVFSHHGNWAQSFKMFDVYDITLNIVSDEAIDQNLHKLETASDENRRINIISLKNGIQAMLDIARALQNNEIIIIMVDRVKEANKTIEVEFFNRPTLFHSGGFEIAHMRNTPMLGCDIVRTGDQKIKIYFSEIITSDKEKKEEIIQDLAQKYARFLEKVVQEYPWQWFNFFDFWKRPES; encoded by the coding sequence ATGTCTCAATACCGCGGCAGTCCTTTAGGTATCAGATTTGTCACCGCCCTTTACCATTTCTTCGGCTATAAAGCTGCAAAGCCCGTCGTCTTTGTCATTTCCCTTTTTTACACTATGGTTTCGCAAAAGAAACGCAAAGAGCTCTCAAGCTATTACACAGCCGTCGGTGTGCCCGATAGTCTCGTCTCCTATTTTCGCCATATCTATGCCTTTTCGCTTAACATCTTCGATCGTTTTATCGCCAAAGAGGGAACAGAACAGAGCACGGTAAGAGTGGAAAAAGAAAATTTGTCAGCCTTTGAAACACTCCATGAGACCGGAGGGATCCTGGTCTTTTCGCACCACGGTAACTGGGCGCAGAGTTTTAAGATGTTTGATGTTTACGATATCACTCTCAACATCGTTTCCGATGAGGCCATCGATCAGAACCTGCATAAGCTTGAAACCGCTTCCGATGAAAACAGACGGATCAATATCATCAGCCTTAAAAACGGCATACAGGCGATGCTCGACATCGCAAGAGCCTTACAGAATAATGAGATCATTATTATCATGGTAGATCGCGTCAAAGAGGCGAACAAGACCATCGAAGTCGAATTTTTTAACCGTCCTACACTCTTTCACAGCGGCGGTTTTGAGATAGCCCACATGCGCAATACCCCCATGCTTGGCTGCGATATCGTCCGCACAGGCGATCAGAAGATCAAGATCTATTTTTCCGAGATCATCACTTCCGACAAAGAGAAGAAGGAAGAGATCATTCAAGATCTTGCCCAGAAGTATGCCCGCTTTTTGGAAAAGGTGGTTCAAG
- a CDS encoding glycosyltransferase family 2 protein — translation MIPVYNNPATIEGVVYEALKTKSTVIVVDDGSDPSVLLNIDEDEALILIRHTGNKGKGEAILTGGKMAKELGFGSFFVVDGDGQHYPHEISNFVGKDLEKCIVVGCRRFSENVPGSSKFGRRFSNFWIWTETGLSLDDTQSGFRSYPVSILALPIEKRRYDFEIEVLVRHAWSGGCIEEVEIEVHYPKAEERVSHFNVLKDNARLSMLHSRLFFKHLLRLIGIK, via the coding sequence GTGATTCCTGTCTATAACAACCCGGCAACGATCGAAGGTGTCGTCTATGAAGCGCTTAAAACCAAAAGTACCGTCATCGTCGTTGATGATGGTTCAGACCCCTCTGTCTTGTTGAATATTGATGAAGATGAAGCGCTTATCCTGATCCGCCACACCGGGAACAAAGGCAAGGGCGAAGCGATATTGACGGGCGGGAAAATGGCCAAAGAGCTCGGTTTCGGCTCTTTTTTTGTGGTGGACGGCGACGGGCAGCACTACCCGCATGAGATCAGTAACTTTGTCGGTAAAGACCTGGAAAAATGTATTGTGGTCGGATGCCGCCGATTTTCAGAAAATGTACCGGGTTCCTCAAAGTTCGGACGCCGTTTTAGCAACTTTTGGATCTGGACTGAAACCGGACTCAGTCTAGACGACACCCAGTCGGGGTTTCGCTCGTACCCGGTATCCATTTTGGCACTGCCGATCGAGAAACGGCGTTATGATTTTGAGATAGAAGTGCTGGTAAGGCACGCGTGGAGCGGCGGCTGTATCGAAGAGGTGGAGATAGAGGTCCATTACCCTAAAGCAGAAGAGCGTGTCAGCCATTTTAATGTCCTTAAAGATAATGCCCGTCTAAGCATGCTGCATTCGAGACTCTTCTTCAAACATCTACTGCGATTAATAGGC
- a CDS encoding NAD(P)/FAD-dependent oxidoreductase yields the protein MTECDVFIIGGGPAGSIAAAKLVQAGYSVELVEKIKFPRFVIGESLLPRCNELLEEAGMLEAVENAGFQFKGGVAFQNEQDDIKVVNFEQNMGQKHNSSFQVRRETFDKLLLDEAEKFGAHVTMESEVTAYNETANVVTVVHKDGSEEKYHAKKVIDASGYGRVLPRLLDLDAGSALALRDAVFCRVEGDIRPTDGTDGYIYVYVVGDNDAWIWNIPLSPTVTSVGIVCSDAYYRSFNMDQKAFWEHIIANDPHAKKRYAKAKRINEVGFIGGYSSNVKKMFGDNFVMVGNATEFLDPVFSSGVTLALESGAKAADLTIKEFKGEAVDWQRDYEDYMMIGVNVFREYVEAWYDGRLQSILFSKTPGADKIERKVVSVLSGYVWDKKNMFVNAPTEAVNATYKALTGVDPY from the coding sequence ATGACAGAGTGTGACGTATTTATTATCGGAGGCGGTCCCGCCGGCTCTATCGCAGCAGCAAAACTGGTTCAGGCCGGGTATAGTGTTGAACTTGTTGAAAAGATAAAATTTCCACGCTTTGTTATCGGAGAATCTCTACTGCCGCGCTGTAATGAACTGCTCGAAGAGGCAGGGATGCTCGAAGCAGTTGAAAATGCCGGTTTTCAATTCAAGGGCGGTGTCGCTTTTCAAAACGAGCAGGATGATATCAAGGTCGTCAACTTTGAACAGAACATGGGCCAAAAACACAACAGCTCTTTTCAGGTACGCCGTGAGACCTTCGACAAACTTCTGCTTGATGAAGCCGAAAAGTTCGGAGCCCATGTCACAATGGAGTCTGAAGTCACCGCTTATAACGAAACAGCCAATGTCGTTACGGTTGTCCATAAAGACGGCAGCGAAGAGAAATACCATGCCAAAAAGGTGATCGATGCTTCCGGTTACGGCCGTGTTCTTCCGCGTTTGCTGGACCTCGATGCCGGTTCGGCCCTGGCTTTGCGTGATGCGGTCTTCTGCCGCGTCGAAGGTGACATCCGTCCGACCGACGGAACCGACGGCTATATCTATGTCTATGTCGTCGGCGACAACGACGCCTGGATCTGGAATATCCCATTAAGCCCCACCGTAACCTCTGTGGGCATTGTCTGCAGCGATGCGTATTACCGCTCGTTCAACATGGATCAGAAGGCATTCTGGGAACATATCATTGCAAACGATCCCCACGCCAAAAAACGCTATGCCAAGGCCAAACGCATCAACGAGGTCGGTTTTATCGGCGGCTACTCTTCAAACGTAAAAAAGATGTTCGGCGACAACTTTGTCATGGTGGGCAATGCTACCGAGTTTTTGGACCCCGTCTTTTCATCAGGGGTCACTCTTGCGCTGGAGTCGGGAGCAAAAGCGGCTGATCTGACGATCAAAGAGTTCAAGGGTGAAGCAGTTGACTGGCAACGTGACTACGAGGACTATATGATGATCGGCGTGAATGTCTTCAGAGAGTATGTCGAGGCCTGGTACGACGGCCGGCTGCAAAGCATTCTCTTCTCAAAGACTCCGGGTGCAGACAAGATCGAACGTAAGGTTGTCTCGGTACTGAGCGGCTATGTCTGGGACAAGAAGAACATGTTTGTCAACGCTCCGACAGAAGCTGTCAATGCGACCTATAAAGCACTGACGGGTGTAGACCCCTACTAG